The following coding sequences are from one Diabrotica virgifera virgifera chromosome 2, PGI_DIABVI_V3a window:
- the LOC126880917 gene encoding uncharacterized protein LOC126880917, with the protein MVGRMSKRDIVNIYRDQNISKSTIYRTIRECEEGIPCINLRKSGRPRILNHIREARLIEAAKNKIGDSQRKLARRFHVGKTTVYRTLSSNNIIYRERRKAPKYTEDQLERIPRCCRALRRVHFVNKLIVMDDEKYFTLSNSEMKGNDGFYTNDYENVPDEIKFKSKKKFGDKILVWCAISEAGFISQPYIGVVRGEALNANIYIQRCLSKLLQFVNTHHANDQIVFWPDLASCHYARITRDWYETNNITFVPKADNPPNLPQARPIEEFWAILSRKLYNNGWEAQNQEQLRRRIYTKIREIDAEVVQRMMQRVRGIIRQIENNGPLSVI; encoded by the coding sequence ATGGTTGGGCGAATGTCGAAACgagatattgttaatatttatcGAGATCAAAACATAAGCAAATCGACAATTTATCGCACAATCAGAGAATGTGAAGAAGGGATACCATGTATTAACTTGCGTAAAAGTGGCCGACCGCGAATTTTGAATCATATAAGAGAGGCAAGACTGATTGAAGCAGCTAAAAACAAAATTGGGGACTCACAGCGAAAACTGGCCAGAAGATTTCATGTTGGAAAGACTACAGTATACAGGACACTATCGAGTAACAATATTATCTACCGGGAAAGAAGGAAAGCTCCAAAATACACAGAGGATCAATTAGAGAGAATTCCGAGATGTTGCCGAGCGTTAAGGCGAGTGCATTTCGTCAACAAGTTGATCGTGATGGACGATGAAAAATATTTTACTCTGTCCAACTCTGAGATGAAGGGTAACGATGGGTTTTACACGAACGATTACGAAAATGTACCTgatgaaataaaattcaaaagcAAGAAAAAATTTGGGGACAAAATTTTGGTATGGTGTGCAATTTCTGAGGCTGGCTTTATCTCACAGCCCTACATTGGTGTTGTTCGAGGCGAAGCCTTAAACGCAAATATTTATATTCAAAGATGTCTCTCTAAATTGCTTCAGTTTGTGAACACACATCATGCAAATGATCAAATAGTCTTTTGGCCAGATCTTGCTTCATGTCATTACGCGAGGATCACAAGGGACTGGTACGAAACTAACAACATTACCTTTGTACCGAAAGCAGACAATCCCCCCAACCTACCTCAGGCTCGTCCAATTGAAGAGTTCTGGGCAATATTAAGTCGGAAACTCTATAATAACGGATGGGAAGCACAAAATCAGGAACAGTTAAGACGCCGCATATATACAAAAATTAGAGAAATTGACGCCGAGGTCGTCCAAAGGATGATGCAACGTGTCAGGGGAATTATTAGGCAAATCGAAAATAATGGTCCCTTGTCTGTCatttaa